The proteins below come from a single Metarhizium brunneum chromosome 1, complete sequence genomic window:
- the nim-1 gene encoding G2-specific protein kinase nim-1 — MSSEDKYETLEKIGHGSFGVIRKVRRKADGFIMCRKEISYLRMSQKEREQLHAEFQILSHLRHANIVAYYHREHLKASQDLHLYMEYCGNGDLGRVIKDLQHKGQRAQESFVWSIFSQLVMALYRCHYGVDPPEAGANALGLTQGSANGTPKVPAGAMTILHRDLKPENVFLGEDNSVKLGDFGLSKMIKSHDFASTYVGTPFYMSPEICAAEKYTLKSDIWSLGCIIYELCAREPPFNAKTHFQLVQKIKEGKIATLPEMYSPELNQVIRDCLKVNPDRRPDTVQLLDLPVVKLMRKEKEVVDLNKSLRAKEDLLHRKEKELNERIANLERERQMMREEIDSQLRMEWEVKARLEIDRLANVEIEQLQQRFEEEIQVRVDAELQKLKHSNLVQPEATLPIEDYASAIAKPDIPQSSTGGSGDGFPSTTDPSEYSLNSPEASKEPKRAARTPFGRAQTMFAGHAGTPMDVEMASPSPMAIANLSLSPRRGGATKAPTSHSGNIFAANANKSADPRWDLREPLSIDSDDEDIVPSPTRNIRSANNPFTSKNRPVLSSQKSCPLNRLKPQASATGLVSKAVFGPQAEPRPRSPTRQISKIPSMASLPTDTGGGLTRKHSVKKDINGGEALNKMAAKNNIKGRTLVELQQARAGGRPMSAGGGTLENVSPKRAMFKEKVCERRVSGGSGSGSSSSSSGSESVAVWDPEKDEMPSPFLVRQKRIVKV, encoded by the exons ATGTCGTCGGAAGACAAGTACGAGACCCTGGAGAAGATTG GCCATGGCTCCTTCGGGGTAATTCGAAAAGTGCGCCGAAAGGCCGACGGCTTCATCATGTGCCGCAAGGAGATTTCGTACCTTCGCATGTCCCAAAAGGAGCGCGAGCAGCTCCATGCCGAATTCCAGATCCTCTCACACTTGCGCCACGCCAATATCGTCGCCTACTACCACCGCGAGCACCTCAAAGCCAGCCAGGACCTTCACTTGTACATGGAGTACTGTGGGAATGGCGACCTCGGACGAGTGATCAAGGACTTGCAGCACAAGGGGCAGAGAGCACAGGAGAGCTTCGTATGGAGTATTTTCAGCCAACTCGTCATGGCGCTGTACCGATGCCACTACGGTGTTGATCCGCCCGAGGCGGGTGCGAATGCACTTGGTTTGACGCAGGGGAGTGCAAATGGGACGCCAAAGGTGCCTGCCGGTGCCATGACTATTCTTCACCGAGACCTGAAGCCTGAGAATG TCTTTCTGGGAGAAGATAACTCGGTCAAGTTGGGAGACTTTGGATTATCCAAGATGATCAAGTCTCATGACTTTGCATCTACATATGTCGGCACGCCCTTCTACATGTCGCCTGAGATTTGTGCGGCGGAGAAGTACACTCTCAAGTCAGACATTTGGTCACTCGGTTGCATCATTTACGAACTCTGTGCACGGGAGCCTCCTTTTAACGCAAAGACACACTTCCAATTGGTACAGAAGATTAAGGAGGGAAAGATCGCTACGTTGCCTGAAATGTACTCCCCTGAGCTGAATCAGGTTATCCGAGACTGTCTTAAGGTGAATCCAGACAGGCGACCAGACACGGTTCAGTTGCTCGATTTGCCAGTTGTCAAGTTGATGCGCAAGGAGAAAGAAGTCGTCGACTTGAACAAGTCCTTGCGCGCAAAGGAAGATCTTCTCCACCGGAAGGAAAAGGAGTTGAATGAGAGAATTGCCAACCTTGAACGAGAGAGACAGATGATGCGGGAGGAGATTGATTCCCAACTGCGGATGGAGTGGGAGGTCAAGGCTCGGCTTGAGATTGATCGCCTTGCCAATGTGGAAATCGAACAACTACAACAGCGATTTGAGGAGGAGATTCAAGTACGCGTCGACGCCGAATTACAAAAACTAAAGCATTCCAATCTTGTACAGCCAGAAGCGACCCTTCCCATTGAAGATTATGCCTCAGCTATTGCTAAGCCGGATATTCCGCAATCATCGAcaggcggcagcggcgatgGGTTTCCTTCAACAACAGATCCTAGCGAATACTCTCTCAACAGTCCAGAGGCATCAAAAGAGCCGAAACGAGCAGCACGAACACCATTTGGCCGAGCCCAAACAATGTTTGCCGGCCACGCTGGGACGCCAATGGACGTTGAAATGGCATCGCCCAGTCccatggccattgccaacctcTCTTTGTCTCCCCGTCGTGGCGGAGCGACCAAGGCCCCTACAAGCCATTCGGGCAACATCTTTGCAGCCAATGCAAACAAATCTGCGGATCCTAGATGGGACCTTCGCGAACCGCTGTCCATCGACTCTGACGATGAGGACATTGTCCCCTCACCCACGCGGAACATTCGCTCTGCCAATAATCCGTTTACTTCCAAGAATCGGCCTGTCCTCTCCTCACAAAAGTCCTGCCCTCTCAACCGCCTCAAGCCTCAGGCGTCGGCCACCGGATTAGTCTCCAAGGCAGTATTTGGTCCTCAGGCCGAGCCACGCCCACGCTCGCCGACACGACAAATCAGCAAGATTccatcaatggcaagccTGCCAACAGATACAGGCGGCGGCTTGACGCGGAAACATTCCGTCAAGAAGGACATCAATGGCGGGGAGGCTCTCAATAAGATGGCGGCTAAGAACAATATCAAGGGTAGGACCCTGGTTGAACTGCAACAAGCTCGCGCTGGAGGTCGTCCGATGAGTGCCGGTGGTGGTACTCTTGAGAATGTCAGCCCTAAGCGTGCTATGTTTAAGGAGAAGGTCTGCGAGCGGAGAGTGAGCGGAGGtagtggcagtggcagcagcagcagcagcagcggcagtgAGTCTGTAGCTGTTTGGGACCCAGAGAAAGATGAGATGCCCAGTCCCTTTTTAGTAAGGCAAAAGCGTATTGTCAAGGTATAG
- the btb3 gene encoding BTB/POZ domain-containing protein 3: MVLRKHELEGKLGEESEMIKSGELRDENPLDQSDEFNEFLLACRHGDLRKCQEFISQGVNINGKDRFDYTPLIIASLCGHYELVQLLLDSGALAERNTFQGERCIYNALNDRIRNLLLQYDFSKSSDPYVYWSTHISGLLNRSTPTTSDISLTSDSRTFNLHKFLLASRTPYFRKKLEAQPETPSWHLANTVPVEAIQIVLRYLYLGDLPKDLVPAGSPISEEDVVKGLDKISKQLEVDHLWEAILAGNDRRLARQRYQDEEERALKQIGDFFSAKVLGGKMLVDTERVNDVRWKHDNPAFADVLLRADETHDDDEEAQEAPVLNGQGIPIGTGRRPRKSALYPVHKAMLIRSGYFDRMFSGDFVESHRSENLHIVTVDCTPAVLELVLTFLYTENAACPLEHALDLLYTADMLFLDVLKTKAAQAISTLGSGTSSALVDRTHKHARGLANGAGHSEQQAELVEMEPINIYDVIHAAWDLRVQRLEEFAARYLATRLEDYIDESDFQELIRESAERIQRREETDTIELLDDIRYYLSERFRLRFEDAGLDDMMGEDGEIDAEAAVSLAEQGDVMVNGHGVQNGVGGNGVVKTLDGEMAEDEFASDAINYQILLGKIDAMLERLKLDA, encoded by the exons ATGGTGCTTCGAAAGCACGAATTAGAAGGGAAGCTGGGCGAGGAGAGCGAGATGATCAAGAGCGGCGAGCTGCGCGACGAGAACCCTCTCGACCAGAGCGACGAGTTTAATGAATTCCTGCTGGCCTGTAGACACGGCGATTTACGCAAATGCCAGGAATTCATCAGCCAGGGAGTCAACATCAATGGCAAAGACCGATTCGACTATACGCCACTCATTATT GCCAGTCTCTGTGGACATTATGAACTCGTCCAGCTTTTATTAGATTCAG GCGCTCTGGCCGAACGCAACACGTTCCAAGGAGAACGCTGCATATACAACGCCCTCAATGATAGAATACGCAATCTCCTGCTGCAGTACGACTTCTCCAAGTCTTCAGACCCCTACGTCTACTGGTCCACCCATATATCCGGACTCCTCAACCGCTCCACGCCAACCACATCGGACATCTCGCTGACGTCGGACTCGCGCACCTTCAACCTGCACAAGTTTCTCCTGGCCTCAAGGACACCCTACTTTcgcaagaagctggaggcACAACCCGAAACCCCGTCATGGCACCTTGCCAACACCGTCCCCGTGGAAGCCATCCAGATCGTCCTCCGCTACCTATACCTCGGAGACTTGCCCAAGGATCTGGTGCCGGCCGGCAGTCCCATCTCAGAGGAAGACGTCGTCAAGGGCCTGGATAAGATCAGCAAGCAGCTTGAAGTCGATCACCTCTGGGAGGCCATCCTGGCCGGCAACGACCGCCGCCTAGCGAGGCAGCGGTaccaagacgaggaggagcgcgCGCTCAAGCAAATCGGCGACTTTTTCAGCGCCAAGGTCCTGGGGGGCAAAATGCTAGTCGACACCGAGCGCGTCAACGACGTCAGGTGGAAACACGACAACCCCGCGTTCGCAGACGTGCTCCTCCGCGCGGACGAGAcgcacgacgacgacgaggaggcccAGGAAGCCCCCGTGCTCAACGGCCAGGGCATCCCCATCGGCACCGGCAGACGGCCTCGCAAGTCCGCCCTCTACCCCGTCCACAAGGCCATGCTCATCCGCAGCGGATACTTTGACAGGATGTTCTCGGGGGACTTTGTCGAGTCCCACCGCTCCGAAAACCTGCACATCGTCACCGTGGACTGCACGCCCGCCGTGCTCGAGCTCGTCCTCACCTTCCTGTACACCGAGAACGCCGCGTGCCCCCTCGAGCACGCCCTCGACCTGCTGTACACGGCAGACATGCTCTTCCTGGATGTGCTGAAGACCAAGGCCGCGCAGGCCATCAGCACCCTGGGCAGCGGCACGTCCAGCGCCCTCGTCGACCGCACGCACAAACACGCGCGTGGCCTGGCCAACGGCGCCGGGCACTCGGAACAGCAGGCGGAGCTGGTGGAAATGGAACCCATAAACATTTACGACGTCATCCACGCGGCTTGGGATCTCCGCGTGCAGAGGCTGGAAGAATTCGCGGCGCGCTACCTGGCCACCAGGCTGGAGGATTACATTGACGAATCCGATTTCCAGGAACTCATCCGTGAGAGCGCGGAGCGAATCCAGCGTCGTGAGGAGACGGATACGATTGAGTTGCTAGATGATATACGATATTACTTGTCAGAACGGTTTAGATTACGCTTCGAGGATGCCGGGCTGGATGACATGATGGGCGAGGATGGGGAGATTGACGCCGAGGCGGCGGTGTCGTTGGCGGAGCAGGGAGATGTCATGGTGAATGGGCATGGTGTACAGAATGGCGTTGGGGGGAACGGTGTTGTGAAAACTTTGGATGGTGAGATGGCGGAGGATGAGTTTGCATCGGACGCGATCAATTATCAGATTTTGCTAGGCAAGATCGATGCCATGTTGGAGCGGCTGAAGTTGGATGCGTAG
- the xdhA_0 gene encoding D-xylulose reductase A, giving the protein MTLIQPRSIPNHSQPKNEIDLIQAPAQPTAGISQWHTPDTDNSGVDLTATTTESSQDSLESAGKSNLSFILKSPHHVEFAQRPVPKISTPHEVLIAVNYTGICGSDIHYWEHGRIGHFKVKDPMVLGHESAGTVIRVGSAVKSLAAGDKVAIEPGYPCRRCDECLAGRYNLCPDIIFAATPPNDGTLAGFWVAPCDFCYKLPDHVSLPEGAIIEPLAVAVHIVKQAHISPGASVVVMGAGPVGLLCAAVARCFGAFKVVSVDIIQAKLNFAKTMGSTHTYLSQRISAEENAKSLIDQCSLGNGADVVIDASGAEASIQASLHVVKVGGTFIQGGMGKSDITFPIMEMCQKEVTARGSFRYGPGDFKLAVELVSNGSVDVQRLITGVVPFKQAEEAFHKAKSGETVKMLIAGPNEAEHI; this is encoded by the exons ATGACATTGATCCAACCAAGATCAATTCCAAACCACAGTCAGCCAAAAAATGAAATCGACCTCATCCAAGCTCCTGCCCAGCCCACAGCCGGAATTTCCCAATGGCACACACCCGACACAGACAATTCGGGTGTAGATCTCACGGCAACCACTACAGAGTCGTCACAAGACTCTTTAGAATCTGCCGGTAAAAGT AATCTCTCCTTCATTCTTAAAAGCCCGCATCATGTCGAGTTCGCGCAACGGCCTGTACCCAAGATTTCAACGCCACACGAGGTCCTCATAGCTGTCAACTACACAGGTATCTGCGGATCCGACATACACTACTGGGAGCATGGTAGAATCGGCCACTTTAAAGTCAAAGACCCTATGGTATTAGGTCACGAATCTGCCGGCACAGTTATTCGCGTCGGAAGCGCCGTAAAGTCGCTTGcggccggcgacaaggtcgcGATTGAGCCAGGCTATCCTTGCCGACGCTGTGATGAGTGCCTGGCCGGCCGGTATAATCTCTGCCCAGACATTATTTTTGCGGCAACGCCTCCCAACGACGGCACCCTTGCGGGCTTTTGGGTTGCCCCCTGTGACTTCTGCTACAAGCTTCCCGACCACGTCTCGCTCCCGGAGGGCGCCATAATCGAGCCTCTCGCGGTCGCTGTGCACATCGTCAAACAAGCCCACATTTCGCCTGGCGCCAGTGTTGTAGTCATGGGCGCCGGTCCAGTCGGCCTTCTTTGCGCGGCTGTTGCAAGATGTTTCGGTGCTTTCAAGGTGGTCAGCGTTGATATCATCCAGGCGAAGCTGAATTTTGCCAAGACCATGGGGTCTACGCACACATACCTGTCTCAAAGGATATCAGCAGAGGAAAATGCAAAGTCATTGATAGATCAGTGCAGTCTTGGGAACGGTGCGGATGTGGTCATTGATGCGAGCGGCGCGGAGGCTTCAATACAGGCTAGTTTACATGTTGTGAAGGTGGGCGGGACTTTTATTCAGGGAGGCATGGGCAAGTCGGATATTACGTTTCCTATTATGGAGATGTGCCAGAAGGAGGTCACGGCGCGAGGAAGCTTCCGGTACGGACCTGGAGACTTTAAGCTTGCCGTTGAGTTGGTGTCGAATGGGAGTGTGGACGTACAGAGGCTCATCACGGGCGTGGTGCCCTTTAAGCAAGCGGAGGAGGCTTTTCATAAGGCAAAGTCGGGCGAGACTGTCAAAATGTTGATTGCGGGCCCTAATGAAGCAGAACATATCTAG
- the ecdD_0 gene encoding Major facilitator-type transporter ecdD has product MDAFSTHKEQQNSAATPIQYHAGLQLDETCNDPTQSWLERKLRPSKISARYPIKGKPLLFATCAFGSLGDALFGYNSGIMSGLLVNPVFVARFYRDYGGADGTTSKVNPSITGISVSCLQLSAALGALIAGPLGDMVGRKKCVRLGAFIYFFSAFIQIFAPGFNAFVAGRTIQGLGVGFLSMTVPIIQTEIAAPHRRGLMVGIEYTFLIAGYMLSCWVDYGFHFLLPGPISWQGPFIIQIVLSFILLSMSFFLPETPRWLAKQGFMKESLQTVADLHSKGDVDAPHVKSVFLEIQEAVRYERTLGTSSWKEMFTRYRKRTIVGITVQMFAQLNGINIISFYLPSTLSAAGFDDRKSLLYTAANAIPYTAATVTTWYLADKWGRRPLLILGGLAMAALLGVVCGFTQANLPVKIKADGQYAFVMLYNIVYGFTWGPMPWLLPAEIFPLRGRSKGMALATTSNWIFNFIIGMVSPDAFAGIHGYFYLIIAGFCLFSAFLAWSYYVETAGHTLEEIAIAFGDKAFIDADEDVVQNTDFGTHSNQEKTKV; this is encoded by the exons ATGGATGCGTTCAGCACCCACAAAGAGCAACAAAACTCTGCGGCAACGCCCATACAGTACCATGCCGGCCTTCAACTAGACGAGACTTGCAATGACCCGACCCAGAGCTGGCTGGAGAGGAAGCTGAGGCCCTCCAAAATCTCAGCTCGATACCCTATCAAGGGCAAGCCGTTACTCTTTGCAACATGTGCATTTGGCAGTCTTGGTGATGCCTTATTCGGCTACAACTCGGGCATCATGTCCGGGCTTCTCGTCAATCCGGTCTTTGTGGCCAGATTCTACAGGGATTACGGGGGAGCCGACGGCACAACTAGCAAGGTGAATCCTTCCATTACTGGCATCTCAGTCTCGTGCTTGCAGCTCTCTGCTGCTCTTGGGGCACTCATAGCTGGGCCATTGGGGGATATGGTTGGTAGGAAGAAATGCGTCCGCCTGGGAGCGTTCATCTACTTCTTCAGCGCCTTTATTCAGATATTTGCCCCTGGATTCAACGCATTTGTTGCGGGACGCACGATCCAGGGTCTTGGGGTTGGATTCCTGTCCATGACAGTTCCCATCATTCAGACGGAAATTGCGGCACCACATCGTCGTGGCCTTATGGTTGGAATTGAATACACCTTTCTCATTGCCGGATATATGCTCTCGTGCTGGGTAGACTATGGCTTCCACTTTCTCCTTCCTGGACCAATTTCGTGGCAAGGACCGTTTATTATTCAGATTGTTCTTTCCTTTATTCTTCTTTCCATGTCATTTTTCCTCCCCGAGACCCCTCGTTGGCTAGCGAAACAAGGTTTCATGAAGGAGAGTCTGCAGACGGTGGCAGACTTGCACAGCAAAGGCGACGTTGACGCCCCGCATGTCAAGAGCGTGTTTCTCGAGATCCAGGAAGCAGTTCGATATGAGAGGACACTAGGGACCTCAAGCTGGAAG GAAATGTTTACTCGTTATCGCAAGCGTACAATCGTCGGCATCACTGTTCAAATGTTTGCGCAGCTAAATGGCATCAATATCATATCGTTCTATCTTCCAAGCACCCTTTCCGCGGCTGGGTTTGACGACAGGAAATCCCTGCTCTACACTGCCGCCAATGCTATACCTTACACGGCGGCAACCGTCACGACTTGGTACCTAGCTGATAAATGGGGTCGACGACCTCTCTTGATCCTGGGTGGTCTTGCCATGGCAGCCTTGCTCGGTGTGGTGTGCGGCTTTACGCAGGCAAACTTGCCGGTCAAGATCAAAGCCGACGGCCAGTACGCCTTTGTCATGCTGTACAATATTGTTTACGGATTCACATGGGGTCCCATGCCATG GCTGTTGCCAGCAGAGATTTTCCCACTCCGGGGGCGCAGCAAAGGCATGGCCCTCGCGACGACCAGCAACTGGATCTTCAACTTCATTATAGGCATGGTTTCTCCCGACGCTTTTGCAGGGATACATGGCTACTTTTATTTGATCATTGCGGGGTTTTGTCTCTTCTCCGCCTTCCTCGCCTGGAGCTACTATGTTGAGACGGCTGGTCACACATTGGAGGAGATTGCCATTGCATTTGGCGACAAGGCCTTTATTGACGCGGATGAGGATGTTGTCCAGAACACAGATTTTGGCACCCATTCAAACCAGGAGAAAACCAAGGTGTAG
- the SCO1 gene encoding Protein SCO1, translating to MAQSLASSKFLRGSFTKCQRCFSSRAFQPTPLRPTLPRAPVQSRQPILQKRTKYKTVEQAKSRHSTGPFSWKAGILFVATCGALVWYFEFEKGRMQRKRIADASKGVGRPKVGGSFELLDQNGKPFTSEMMKGKYSLVYFGFTRCPDICPEELDKMARMLDVVEERAPGALLPIFITCDPERDDPAALKSYLAEFHDKFIGLTGTYDQIKDLCKKYRVYFSTPQNVKPGQDYLVDHSIYFYLMDPEGDFVEALGRQHSPDQGAQLILDHMKDWRK from the exons ATGGCGCAATCTCTAGCGTCGTCCAAATTCCTCCGGGGCTCATTCACAAAATGCCAGCGATGCTTCTCCAGCCGTGCATTCCAGCCGACGCCGTTGCGGCCGACTCTCCCTCGCGCACCGGTGCAAAGCAGACAACCGATTTTGCAGAAGCGAACCAAGTACAAGACTGTCGAGCAGGCAAAGAGTCGGCATAGCACTGGC CCTTTCTCGTGGAAAGCCGGAATTCTATTCGTCGCAACTTGCGGTGCACTGGTTTGGTACTTTGAATTTGAGAAGGGGCGGATGCAAAGGAAGAGGATAGCCGATGCGTCCAAGGGTGTTGGCAGGCCAAAGGTCGGCGGGTCGTTTGAGCTGCTAGACCAAAATGGCAAGCCGTTCACCAGTGAAATGATGAAGGGCAAATACTCCTTG GTGTACTTTGGATTCACTCGTTGCCCCGATATTTGTCCCGAAGAACTCGACAAAATGGCGCGCATGCTTGATGTAGTCGAAGAAAGGGCCCCCGGTGCACTTCTACCAATCTTCATCACTTGCGATCCCGAGCGCGACGATCCGGCGGCCCTCAAGAGCTACCTTGCCGAGTTCCACGACAAGTTCATTGGCCTGACTGGCACATACGACCAGATCAAGGACCTTTGCAAGAAGTATCGAGTGTACTTTAGCACACCGCAAAATGTCAAGCCGGGCCAAGACTACCTGGTTGACCATAGTATTTACTTCTATCTGATGGATCCGGAAGGCGACTTCGTGGAGGCTCTGGGGCGACAGCATTCACCAGACCAAGGCGCCCAACTGATTTTGGACCATATGAAGGATTGGAGGAAATGA
- the Dido1 gene encoding Death-inducer obliterator 1 has protein sequence MDQRPGSSHEDRLRSESADRAVKSEHAVSSPQIAGSDLASASFKPSPTPLPSTEAPDSAAMAVASKKKGTATGVKKVPKRPGPGNSKRKKKKKTGSAAPGVDDASGEEESDNGPYCLCRGPDDHRWMICCEKCEDWFHGECINMNKEIGENLIEKFICPNCTTADLATIYKKTCALRACRKAARLAQSQPSVFCSNEHAQIWWERMISRLPKGRAKSGLNGQLAQDEFMALLSSNIGSRDEDGTLKLVKTPFSDDSTNGIEAEGDDALSKLLSDEEQQVLDEAAKARFELAEETLLCHKMFTLIELAQERRRAAITDGRFGDDICGYDSRLDAVSARDVFSAFIKSPEGEEVFKNSKLDDPLGEDDMVRGMCERKRCKTHSGWQKMLPLGVKHHIREMAGQAAEVGEEEQIVRKAVLERWKRRQAESNWVESLEE, from the exons ATGGATCAGAGACCCGGATCCTCGCATGAGGACCGTTTGCGATCCGAATCTGCCGACCGGGCAGTCAAGTCTGAGCATGCAGTCAGCTCTCCTCAGATAGCCGGTTCAGATCTCGCCTCAGCCTCGTTCAAACCATCGCCAACGCCTCTCCCTTCGACAGAGGCACCTGACTccgcagccatggctgttgcgtccaagaagaaaggcaCAGCGACTGGCGTTAAGAAGGTCCCAAAGAGACCAGGGCCTGGCAACtcaaaaagaaagaagaagaagaagacgggtTCAGCAGCTCCAGGCGTAGACGATGCTTCAGGAGAGGAGGAATCCGACAACGGCCCGTATTGCCTGTGCCGTGGTCCCGACGACCATCGGTGGATGATATGCTGCGAAAAGTGCGAGGACTGGTTTCACGGGGAGTGCATCAACATGAATAAAGAAATCGGCGAAAACCTCATTGAGAAGTTCATATGCCCAAACTGTACAACCGCGGATCTTGCTACCATTTACAAAAAAACGTGTGCGCTGAGAGCTTGTCGCAAAGCGGCGCGTTTGGCGCAAAGTCAACCGAGCGTGTTTTGTTCAAATGAGCATGCGCAAATATGGTGGGAGAGAATGATTAGCAGACTGCCCAAAGGCAGAGCCAAGAGTGGCCTGAATGGCCAGCTGGCGCAGGATGAGTTTATGGCACTTCTCAGCAGCAACATAGGGAGTAGAGATGAGGACGGCACGTTGAAACTGGTCAAGACGCCCTTTTCGGACGATTCGACCAACGGCATAGAGGCAGAAGGAG ATGACGCGCTTTCCAAGTTACTAAGCGACGAAGAACAACAGGTCCTTGATGAAGCAGCCAAGGCTCGGTTTGAGCTAGCGGAAGAGACGCTCCTCTGCCACAAAATGTTTACTCTGATTGAGCTAGCCCAAGAGCGCAGACGCGCGGCCATTACTGATGGACGGTTCGGCGACGACATTTGCGGCTACGACTCCAGATTGGACGCCGTATCTGCGCGAGACGTTTTTTCCGCATTTATCAAGTCCCCCGAGGGAGAGGAGGTGTTTAAAAACTCGAAACTCGACGATCCACTGggcgaagacgacatggtcaGAGGAATGTGTGAACGAAAACGCTGCAAGACACACAGCGGTTGGCAAAAGATGCTCCCCTTGGGCGTGAAGCACCATATTCGGGAGATGGCAGGCCAGGCTGCAGAAgtgggagaggaggagcaaATAGTTCGCAAAGCTGTGTTGGAGCGATGGAAGAGGAGGCAGGCCGAGAGTAATTGGGTCGAGTCTTTGGAGGAGTGA